One part of the Vidua chalybeata isolate OUT-0048 chromosome 11, bVidCha1 merged haplotype, whole genome shotgun sequence genome encodes these proteins:
- the NOB1 gene encoding RNA-binding protein NOB1: MGHADMARVPHVVADTGAFLSAAPLQDIAEALYTVPEVLAEIRDRPARRRLAALPCELRVRRPRPELLRLVTEFSKKTGDYPSLSAADLQVLALTCQLQAEIDGPGCVRWEPQDKVRLSSTPRHPEAPLHLAGFHLPAKHRPAGKGPRPPGPGSGPAPAESDQFGSFLYWRPPLPSIEEELRELLAIAGSPEPPEEHRSSAGGASAGEEEEEEEEDEESDDEGWITPSNLKQAQQDTGHCDTAPVGVQVGCVTTDFAMQNVLLQMGLHVLAVNGMLIRRARSYILRCHGCFRTTSDMTKVFCPHCGNKTLKKVAVSVSDDGSLHMHFSRNPKVLNPRGLRYPLPAPQGGKHANNPHLVEDQRFPQQRLSRKARQKTNVFDPDYLAGASPFAENDVHSRAAHLHLRDAALGAGRRRLNPNAVTKKFVKRR; the protein is encoded by the exons ATGGGGCACGCGGACATGGCGCGCGTTCCGCACGTCGTGGCCGACACGGGCGCGTTCCTGAGCGCGGCCCCGCTGCAG GACATCGCAGAGGCGCTGTACACCGTGCCCGAGGTGCTGGCCGAGATCCGCGACCGGCCCGCGCGCCGCCGCCTCGCCGCGCTGCCCTGCGAGCTGCGGGtccgccgcccgcgccccgaGCTGCTGCGCCTCG TGACCGAGTTCTCCAAGAAGACCGGGGACTACCCGAGCCTCTCGGCCGCCGACCTGCAGGTGCTCGCCCTCACGTGCCAGCTCCAGGCCGAGATCGACGGCCCCGGCTGCGTCCGCTGGGAGCCGCAGGACAAG GTGCGGCTCAGCTCCACCCCGCGGCACCCCGAGGCCCCCCTGCACCTCGCCGGCTTCCACCTGCCCGCCAAG CACAGGCCCGCGGGGAAGGgcccgcgcccgcccggccccggcagcggcccggccccggcggagAGCGACCAGTTCGGATCCTTCCTGTACTGGCGGCCGCCCCTGCCCAGCATCGAGGaggagctgcgggagctgctg GCCATCGCCggcagccccgagccccccgagGAGCACCGGAGCTCTGCAGGTGGCGCCAGCGccggcgaggaggaggaggaggaggaggaggatgaggagagcGATGACGAAGGCTGGATAACTCCCAGCAACCTGAAGCAGGCCCAGCAGGACACGgggcactgtgacactgctccCGTCGGCGTCCAGGTCGGCTGTGTCACCACGGACTTTGCCATGCAG AACGTGCTGCTGCAGATGGGTCTCCACGTGCTGGCTGTGAACGGGATGCTGATCCGCCGGGCCCGCAGCTACATCCTGCGCTGCCACGGCTGCTtcag GACCACCTCGGACATGACCAAGGTGTTCTGCCCCCACTGCGGTAACAAGACGCTCAAGAAGGTGGCAGTGAGCGTCAGCGACGACGGGAGTCTCCACATGCATTTCTCCCGCAACCCCAAGGTGCTGAACCCCCGGGGGCTCAGG TACCCGCTGCCGGCGCCGCAGGGCGGGAAGCACGCCAACAACCCCCACCTGGTGGAGGACCAGCGCTTCCCGCAGCAGCGCCTGTCCCGCAAGGCCCGGCAGAAAACCAACGTGTTCGACCCCGACTACCTGGCCGGGGCCTCTCCCTTCGCCGAGAACGACGTGCACAGCCGGGCCGCGCACCTGCACCTGCGCGACGCCGCCCTGGgcgccggccgccgccgcctcaaCCCCAACGCCGTCACCAAGAAGTTCGTGAAGAGGAGGTGA